The following proteins come from a genomic window of Paenibacillus spongiae:
- a CDS encoding CoA-acylating methylmalonate-semialdehyde dehydrogenase, giving the protein MTVLKNWIDGSWVDAATERTEPVVNPATEEILAYVPLSTSEDVDRAVQAAKQAFGTWSRTPVPRRARILFKYQQLLVDNWDELAKLITRENGKSVAEAHGEVQRGIECVEFAAGAPSLMMGKQLPDIASNLESGMYRYPIGVVGGITPFNFPMMVPCWMFPLAIACGNTFVLKPSERTPLLACRLAELFHEAGLPSGVLNIVHGAHEVVNGILSHPDVKVISFVGSQPVAEYVYTTASAHGKRVQALAGAKNHSIVMPDADLDLAVKEVVNAAFGSAGERCMACSVVVTVGDIGDAFVRKLQEAADKITIGNGMEEGTFLGPVIRGPHKERTLSYIETGEKEGALLLRDGRKDSASQGDGYFVGPTVFDHVQTDMKIWKDEIFAPVLSVIRADSLEEAIEISNRSEFANGACLFTSNGSSVRQFRETIDAGMLGINLGVPAPMAFFPFSGWKKSFYGDLHANGSDGVEFYTRKKMVTARW; this is encoded by the coding sequence ATGACCGTATTGAAAAACTGGATTGATGGCTCATGGGTAGATGCAGCTACAGAACGAACGGAGCCCGTCGTTAATCCGGCGACGGAAGAGATTCTGGCCTATGTGCCGCTGTCCACTTCGGAGGATGTTGACCGCGCCGTTCAAGCGGCGAAGCAGGCCTTCGGCACATGGAGCCGTACGCCCGTTCCACGACGTGCGCGCATCCTGTTTAAATATCAGCAGCTGCTGGTCGACAACTGGGATGAACTCGCCAAGCTGATTACCCGCGAGAATGGCAAAAGCGTCGCGGAAGCGCACGGGGAGGTGCAGCGCGGCATCGAATGCGTGGAGTTCGCCGCGGGCGCGCCTTCCCTCATGATGGGCAAGCAGCTGCCGGATATCGCATCCAACCTGGAATCGGGCATGTACCGTTACCCGATCGGCGTTGTCGGCGGGATTACGCCGTTCAACTTTCCGATGATGGTGCCCTGCTGGATGTTCCCGCTTGCGATTGCCTGCGGCAATACCTTCGTGCTGAAGCCATCGGAGCGTACGCCGCTGCTCGCGTGCCGGCTGGCGGAGCTGTTCCATGAAGCGGGCTTGCCGAGCGGCGTGCTGAACATCGTCCACGGCGCGCACGAAGTCGTGAATGGGATCCTGTCGCATCCTGACGTGAAGGTTATCTCGTTCGTCGGCTCGCAGCCAGTGGCGGAGTATGTATATACAACGGCTTCAGCGCATGGCAAACGCGTTCAAGCTCTGGCCGGCGCGAAGAACCATTCGATCGTCATGCCTGACGCCGATTTGGATTTGGCGGTGAAGGAAGTCGTCAACGCGGCATTCGGCTCCGCCGGCGAGCGGTGCATGGCCTGCTCCGTCGTCGTGACGGTCGGCGATATCGGCGATGCTTTCGTACGGAAGCTGCAGGAAGCTGCCGATAAGATTACGATCGGGAACGGCATGGAAGAAGGCACGTTCCTCGGTCCTGTCATCCGCGGCCCGCATAAAGAGCGGACGCTCAGCTACATCGAAACCGGGGAGAAAGAAGGCGCGCTTCTGCTCCGCGACGGACGCAAGGACTCCGCTTCGCAAGGCGACGGTTATTTCGTCGGTCCGACCGTCTTCGATCACGTGCAGACGGATATGAAAATTTGGAAGGATGAAATATTCGCACCTGTCCTGTCCGTCATCAGAGCGGATTCGTTGGAGGAAGCGATCGAAATATCCAACCGGTCGGAATTTGCCAACGGCGCCTGCCTGTTCACCTCGAATGGAAGCAGCGTCCGTCAATTCCGCGAGACGATCGATGCCGGCATGCTCGGCATTAATTTGGGCGTCCCGGCGCCAATGGCGTTCTTCCCGTTCTCCGGCTGGAAGAAATCCTTCTACGGCGATTTGCACGCGAACGGCAGCGACGGCGTCGAATTTTACACGCGCAAAAAAATGGTGACCGCCCGCTGGTAA
- the iolC gene encoding 5-dehydro-2-deoxygluconokinase: MNPITIPADKPIDFAAIGRLCIDLNANEINRPMEETMTFTKYVGGSPANITIGMARLGMKTAFVGKIADDQMGRFIANYLHKNGIDTAGVVTDRTGAVTGLAFTEIKSPTDCSILMYRDNAADLKLTAEEVREDIIAGAKVFLISGTALAQSPSREAVFQALQYARKHGAIIAFDLDYRPYTWISPEETAIYYNLAAEWCDIILGTREEFDMMERFEQNPERSDRITAAKWFNHSAKIVIIKHGKEGSIAYTPDGASHRAESYPAKVVKTFGAGDSYAAGFLYGIMQGWDIESSMAFGSAAACIVISSHSCSDAMPTVPQVEDYIRRCERGEITAT, encoded by the coding sequence ATGAACCCGATTACGATACCGGCGGATAAACCGATTGATTTTGCCGCCATCGGCCGCTTATGTATCGATCTCAATGCGAATGAAATTAACCGTCCCATGGAAGAGACGATGACATTCACGAAGTATGTCGGCGGCTCGCCTGCGAATATTACGATCGGAATGGCAAGGTTGGGCATGAAGACCGCCTTCGTCGGCAAAATCGCAGACGACCAGATGGGACGCTTCATTGCGAATTATTTGCACAAGAACGGGATCGATACGGCCGGGGTGGTGACGGACCGGACAGGAGCGGTAACAGGGCTGGCCTTTACTGAAATTAAGAGCCCGACCGACTGCAGCATCTTGATGTACCGCGATAATGCAGCCGATTTGAAGCTGACGGCGGAAGAAGTGCGCGAAGATATTATCGCCGGTGCGAAGGTGTTCCTGATCTCGGGAACGGCGCTGGCGCAAAGCCCTTCCCGGGAAGCGGTCTTTCAGGCGCTCCAATACGCGCGCAAGCACGGAGCAATTATCGCATTCGATCTGGATTACCGGCCTTATACGTGGATCTCGCCGGAAGAGACGGCGATCTATTACAATCTCGCGGCAGAATGGTGCGATATCATTCTCGGCACGCGTGAGGAATTCGATATGATGGAGCGCTTCGAGCAAAATCCGGAGCGCAGCGATCGGATCACGGCTGCGAAGTGGTTCAACCATTCCGCCAAGATCGTCATTATTAAACACGGCAAGGAAGGCTCGATCGCTTATACGCCGGATGGCGCCAGCCACCGGGCGGAGAGTTATCCGGCTAAAGTGGTCAAGACGTTCGGAGCGGGCGATTCGTATGCGGCCGGTTTCCTGTACGGCATTATGCAAGGCTGGGATATCGAGTCGAGCATGGCCTTCGGAAGCGCGGCGGCGTGCATTGTCATCTCGAGCCATAGCTGCTCGGACGCGATGCCGACGGTCCCGCAGGTGGAGGATTATATCCGCCGCTGCGAACGCGGTGAAATTACGGCAACATGA